In the genome of Clostridia bacterium, the window ACGAACGATTGGAAAGACAACAAAATGACCGAGGACTTCCGAGTACAGTTCCTGATCGTGGACGACCAGCAGAGCATAAGGAAGCTGTGCGTAACGATTGGCGCGAGCCTTGGCTTCCTATGTGATGAAGCGGAGAGCGCAGAAGCGGCGCTGGCCTTTTTAGAGACGAATTCGCCGGACATCATTCTTGTGGACCTGCGCATGGCGGAAATGTCTGGGCTGGAGTTTCTGGCCACCGTGAAGAAAATGCTGCCGCGCACGGAAGTCGCCATCATGACCGGGTATGGGTCGATCGAAAGCGCCGTCCAGGCCATGAAACTCGGCGCATACGACTACATCACGAAACCATTTCGAGTTGAAGAGTTAAAGCTGACGCTTCAACGAATGTCTGAAAAGGTCCGGTTGGTCGCGGAGAACGAATTTCTGCGTGAACGCTTCAAGACCGAAACCGAACTGCATGGCATTGTAGGCTCGTCGGCAAAGATACAGGACGTGCTTCGTATGGTTGCGCGCCTGAAAGATACCCGCACGCCGGTGCTGATCACGGGCGAGAGCGGGACAGGGAAGGAGCTGGTAGCGCGAGCAATTCACTTCCGCGGATCGTTCGCAAAGCGCCCGTTTGTTGCCGTGGACTGCGGCTCGCTGGTGCCGACGCTGATCGAGAGCGAATTGTTCGGCTACGAAAAGGGCGCATTTACGGGCGCTAATCGAGCGAAAGAAGGATTGTTCGAGACGGCTAACAATGGAACGATTTTTCTGGA includes:
- a CDS encoding sigma-54 dependent transcriptional regulator, whose translation is MTEDFRVQFLIVDDQQSIRKLCVTIGASLGFLCDEAESAEAALAFLETNSPDIILVDLRMAEMSGLEFLATVKKMLPRTEVAIMTGYGSIESAVQAMKLGAYDYITKPFRVEELKLTLQRMSEKVRLVAENEFLRERFKTETELHGIVGSSAKIQDVLRMVARLKDTRTPVLITGESGTGKELVARAIHFRGSFAKRPFVAVDCGSLVPTLIESELFGYEKGAFTGANRAKEGLFETANNGTIFLDEIGELPMEMQAKLLRVLQEKEIRPVGSNRNVKVDVRVIAATNRDLESSYKNGTFRKDLYFRLNVVTVHLPSLRERKSDIAMLLHWFLDRYSSDTQIAITNEAMKCLLQYDWPGNVRELENCIERAIALGNRKEIDIADLPPSIRSVQAAALESASGTQTFSSTDLEDIERITIQRVFDQVNGDKEMAGRLLGISRATLYRKIKRYNIQTKPRTMMSAAVSAGCA